A single genomic interval of Oryza sativa Japonica Group chromosome 7, ASM3414082v1 harbors:
- the LOC4343617 gene encoding secretory carrier-associated membrane protein 1 codes for MAGRYDSNPFEEDDVNPFSEQARGKAGGQPSYGGGAFYMPNPRNVPSVSSNSRLSPLPPEPAAFGATVDIPLDSSKDLKNREKELQAREAELNKREKELKRREEAAARAGIVIEEKNWPPFLPLIHHDITNEIPSHLQRMQYVAFASFLGLACCLFWNVIAVTSAWVKGEGVKIWLLAIIYFISGVPGAYVLWYRPLYNAMRTDSALKFGLFFLVYLFHILFCVFSAVAPPVVFEGKSLAGILPAIDLISKNALVGIFYFVGFGLFCVESLLSIWVIQQVYMYFRGSGKAAEMKRDATRGAMRAAF; via the exons ATGGCGGGGCGCTACGACAGCAACCCCTTCGAGGAGGACGACGTGAACCCTTTCTCG GAACAAGCGCGTGGTAAGGCTGGAGGGCAGCCCAGCTATGGCGGCGGCGCGTTCTACATGCCG AATCCACGGAATGTGCCTTCTGTGTCGTCGAATTCGCGGCTTTCGCCTCTTCCCCCTGAGCCCGCAGCTTTTGGGGCTACGGTGGATATCCCTCTTGACTCTTCCAAG GACCTGAAGAATAGGGAAAAGGAGCTGCAAGCTAGGGAAGCGGAATTGAACAAGAGGGAGAAG GAGCTaaaaaggagggaggaggctgcagCGCGAG CTGGTATTGTCATTGAGGAGAAAAACTGGCCTCCATTTCTGCCACTCATCCATCATGATATCACCAATGAGATACCGAGTCACCTTCAAAGAATGCAATATGTTGCATTTGCATCATTTCTTG GATTGGCTTGCTGTCTCTTCTGGAACGTCATAGCAGTTACTTCAGCTTGGGTCAAGGGGGAAG GCGTGAAGATATGGTTGCTGGCAATCATCTACTTCATCTCTGGGGTTCCTGGTGCATATGTTTTATGGTATCGACCTCTGTATAATGCTATGAG GACTGATAGTGCCTTGAAGTTTGGATTGTTCTTCTTGGTTTACCTG TTCCATATTCTTTTCTGTGTATTTTCTGCTGTGGCTCCTCCTGTTGTCTTCGAGGGGAAATCATTGGC GGGGATTTTACCAGCAATTGATCTCATCAGCAAGAATGCTTTGGTGGGG ATCTTCTACTTTGTTGGATTTGGATTGTTCTGCGTCGAATCATTGCTCAGCATCTGGGTTATCCAG CAAGTGTACATGTACTTCCGAGGAAGTGGAAAAGCTGCTGAGATGAAGCGTGATGCAACTAGGGGTGCTATGCGGGCAGCTTTTTAA
- the LOC4343618 gene encoding brefeldin A-inhibited guanine nucleotide-exchange protein 5, which yields MAGAAGGFVTRAFEAMLKECTANRGKFAALQQSIQSYLDAIKGAAAAGQEEGGDAAAAPITQVLASAGRVLEGTQAELVLQPLRLAFETKHVKLVEPALDCLHKLIAYDHLEGDPGLEGGKNSPLFTDILNMVCGCVDNTSSDSTVLQVLKVLLNAVASNRFRVHGEPLLGVIRVCYNIALNSKSPVNQATSKAMLTQMISIVFRRMESEQVSVPPASSAMKEEPSSSTEESENGEVSTGNQADEKITLGDALSLNRATEASPASVEELQSLAGGADIKGLEAVLDKAVELEDGKKVSGGIDLDTVNIIQRDALLLFRTLCKMSMKEESDEVATKTRLLSLELLQGLLEGVSDSFTKNFHFIDSVKAYLSYAILRAAVSSSAVVFQYACGIFAVLLLRFRESLKGEIGVFFPLIVLRSLDSSDSPLSQRASVLRMLEKVCKDSQMLADMFVNYDCDLEGPNLFERMVSALSRIAQGSQNADTNTAASSQTVSVKGSSLQCLVSILKSLVDWEQARRDSLKQGSVAEACENDSSARSITSDEIKSQEDGRNQFEIAKAHKSTMEAAISEFNRKPARGIEYLLLNKLIENNATSVAHFLKSNSSLDKAMIGEYLGQHEEFPLAVMHAYVDSMKFSGLKFDAAIREFLKGFRLPGEAQKIDRIMEKFAERYCADNPGLFKNADTAYVLAYAVIMLNTDAHNPMVWPKMSKSDFVRMNTASDAEECAPKELLEEIYDSIVQEEIKMKDDFPDSAKTNKPRRETEERGVVNILNLALPRLKSASDTKAESEKIIKQTQALFKNQGQKRGVFHVAQQVELVRPMLEAVGWPLLATFSVTMEEGDSKPRVVLCMEGFRAGIHLTRVLGMDTMRYAFLTSLVRFTFLHAPKEMRSKNVEALRTLLGLADTDMDALQDTWNAVLECVSRLEYITSNPSIAATVMQGSNQISRESVVQSLKELSGKPAEQVFVNSVKLPSDSIVEFFTALCGVSAEELKQTPARVFSLQKLVEISYYNMARIRLVWARIWSVLSQHFIAAGSHHEEKVAMYAIDSLRQLGMKYLERAELNKFTFQNDILKPFVILMRNSHSEKIRGLIVDCIVQLIKSKVGSIKSGWRCVFMIFTAAADDENEHIVESAFENVEQVILEHFDQVVGDCFMDCVNCLIGFANNKCTPRISLKAIALLRICEDRLAEGCIPGGAVKPVDDVPEAHFDVTEHYWFPMLAGLSDLTLDPRPEVRHCALEVLFDLLNERGHKFSSPFWESIFHRVLFPIFDHVRHAGRDGLSSGDDWLRDTSIHSLQLICNLFNTFYKEVSFMLPPLLGLLLECAKKTDQTVVSIALGALVHLIEVGGHQFSDSDWETLLKSIRDASYTTQPLELLNSVGFQKPNNQQSLSREAETNGLGSSYHDSREGGASISHIDEQDGHQETNAQTSLDNSEGLPSPSGRAQPAVSPRGQTFGQRIMGNMMDNLLVRSLTSKSKGRTDDIVPPSPVKAPDADGADKTDDEENPMMETVRSKCITQLLLLGAIDSIQKRYWSRLKTTQQTAIMDILLSLLEFASSYNSTSNLRTRMHHIPPERPPLNLLRQELAGTAIYLEILQKSTVEHDGNDPSEDTNGHVIESDEHEKLKSLAEGKLVSFCGQILKDASDLQPSTGEAASADIHRVLDLRAPVIVKVLNGMCIMDAQIFKKHIREFYPLITKLICCDQMDVRGALGDLFSKQLTPLMP from the exons ATGGCGGGCGCCGCGGGAGGGTTCGTCACGCGGGCCTTCGAGGCCATGCTCAAGGAGTGCACAGCCAACCGCGGCAAGTTCGCCGCGCTGCAGCAATCCATCCAGTCCTACCTCG ATGCCAtcaagggggcggcggcggcgggacaggaggagggcggcgacgcggcggcggcgcccatcACGCAGGTGCTGGCGTCGGCGGGGCGCGTGCTGGAGGGGACTCAGGCCGAGCTGGTGCTGCAGCCGCTCCGCCTCGCCTTCGAGACCAAGCACGTCAAGCTCGTCGAGCCCGCGCTCGACTGCCTCCAT AAACTTATTGCTTATGACCATCTAGAAGGCGACCCTGGTTTAGAGGGTGGTAAAAATTCCCCTCTATTTACTGACATCCTGAACATGGTCTGCGGTTGTGTTGATAACACCTCCTCTGACAG CACTGTTCTCCAAGTCTTGAAAGTGCTTCTCAATGCTGTTGCTTCAAATAGATTTAGAG tacatGGAGAACCTTTGCTTGGAGTGATTAGAGTATGCTATAATATTGCTCTCAACAG CAAGAGCCCTGTGAACCAGGCTACCTCAAAGGCCATGTTAACCCAGATGATCAGCATCGTATTCAGGCGGATGGAATCTGAGCAG GTTTCTGTACCACCTGCCAGCTCTGCAATGAAAGAAGAACCATCATCTAGCACAGAGGAATCAGAGAATGGTGAAGTATCCACTGGTAACCAAGCTGATGAAAaaattactcttggagatgcgCTATCCTTGAATCGAGCTACAGAAGCATCTCCAGCATCTGTTGAAGAGCTTCAGAGTCTTGCAggaggagctgatattaag GGGTTGGAGGCTGTTCTTGACAAGGCTGTTGAACTTGAGGATGGAAAGAAAGTATCAGG TGGAATAGACCTGGACACTGTGAACATAATACAGCGTGATGCACTATTGCTCTTCCGGACTCTCTGCAAG ATGAGCATGAAGGAAGAGAGTGATGAGGTTGCTACAAAGACAAGGCTGCTATCACTCGAACTGTTACAG GGATTGCTAGAAGGAGTCAGTGATTCATTTACCAAAAATTTCCACTTCATCGATTCAGTTAAAGCCTATCTTTCCTATGCTATTCTGCGAGCGGCTGTGTCTTCATCTGCGGTTGTTTTTCAG TACGCTTGTGGGATATTTGCAGTTCTATTGCTTCGTTTTCGAGAGAGTCTGAAg GGTGAGATCGGTGTCTTCTTTCCTCTGATAGTTTTAAGGTCTCTCGATAGCTCTGACAGTCCACTCAGCCAAAGGGCCAGTGTCCTTAG GATGCTGGAGAAAGTCTGCAAGGATTCACAAATGCTTGCAGACATGTTTGTAAATTATGATTGTGACCTTGAGGGGCCAAACCTTTTTGAACGCATG GTCAGTGCACTCTCAAGGATTGCACAAGGATCTCAAAATGCGGATACAAACACTGCCGCATCTTCTCAAACAGTTTCTGTGAAAGGCTCATCTCTTCAG TGTTTGGTGAGTATTTTGAAGTCATTGGTTGATTGGGAGCAAGCTCGAAGAGATTCCTTGAAACAGGGGAGTGTTGCCGAAGCTTGTGAAAATGATTCTTCTGCAAGGAGCATAACAAGTGATGAAATAAAGAGCCAAGAGGATGGTCGCAATCAGTTTGAGATAGCTAAAGCTCATAAGTCAACAATGGAGGCTGCAATCTCAGAG TTCAATCGCAAACCAGCAAGGGGGATTGAGTATTTGTTATTAAATAAGTTGATCGAAAATAATGCAACATCTGTAGCTCACTTTCTCAAGAGCAATTCTAGCTTGGATAAG GCTATGATTGGTGAATATTTGGGACAACATGAGGAGTTCCCTCTTGCTGTGATGCATGCTTATGTTGATTCAATGAAATTTTCGGGATTGAAGTTTGATGCTGCAATTCGTGAGTTCTTGAAAGGGTTTCGCCTTCCTGGGGAGGCACAAAAGATTGATCGCATAATGGAAAAGTTTGCTGAGCG GTACTGTGCTGATAACCCTGGACTTTTCAAAAATGCAGATACTGCTTATGTTCTTGCTTATGCTGTTATAATGTTGAATACTGACGCCCACAACCCAATGGTGTGGCCTAAAATGTCAAAATCAGATTTCGTACGAATGAACACTGCGAGTGATGCAGAGGAATGTGCCCCAAAGGAGCTCTTGGAGGAAATTTATGATTCCATTGTCCAGGAAGAGATAAAGATGAAAGACGATTTCCCTGATTCAGCAAAAACTAATAAACCCAGACGAGAAACAGAAGAAAGGGGTGTTGTCAATATCCTCAATTTAGCTCTTCCAAGACTGAAGTCAGCAAGTGATACCAAAGCAGAAAGTGAGAAAATCATTAAGCAGACTCAAGCACTTTTCAAAAATCAGGGACAGAAGAGAGGTGTTTTTCATGTTGCTCAGCAGGTCGAGCTTGTTAGGCCAATGCTTGAAGCTGTAGGATGGCCTTTGCTTGCAACATTTTCTGTTACCATGGAGGAAGGTGACAGCAAGCCTAGGGTTGTGCTATGCATGGAAGGGTTTAGGGCTGGCATCCATCTTACTCGTGTTCTTGGGATGGACACCATGCGCTATGCTTTCTTGACATCCTTAGTGCG GTTTACATTTTTGCATGCTCCTAAGGAAATGCGTAGTAAAAATGTTGAGGCTTTACGGACCCTCCTTGGCTTAGCTGACACAGATATGGATGCTTTGCAAGATACTTGGAATGCTGTTTTAGAATGTGTCTCCAGGCTTGAATATATCACTTCAAATCCTTCAATTGCTGCAACTGTTATGCAGGGATCAAATCAAATATCGAGAGAATCTGTTGTCCAGTCACTGAAAGAGTTGTCTGGGAAGCCTGCTGAACAAGTCTTTGTAAACAGTGTAAAACTACCAAGTGATTccattgttgaattcttcactgCTCTTTGTGGTGTTTCTGCAGAAGAACTGAAACAGACACCTGCTCGTGTCTTTAGCTTACAAAAGCTTGTCGAGATAAGCTACTATAATATGGCTCGGATACGTTTG GTGTGGGCGAGAATATGGTCTGTCTTGTCACAGCATTTTATTGCCGCTGGGAGCCACCACGAGGAGAAAGTTGCCATGTATGCAATTGACTCATTGAGGCAGCTTGGTATGAAGTACTTGGAACGTGCAGAATTGAACAAATTCACATTTCAGAATGACATATTGAAGCCTTTTGTTATTTTAATGAGAAATAGTCACAGTGAAAAAATCCGTGGTCTAATTGTTGATTGCATTGTTCAG TTGATCAAATCAAAAGTTGGCAGCATAAAGTCAGGTTGGCGTTGTGTGTTCATGATATTCACCGCGGCAGCTGATGATGAGAATGAACATATTGTTGAAAGTGCTTTTGAAAATGTAGAACAAG TTATCTTGGAGCATTTTGATCAAGTTGTTGGTGATTGCTTCATGGACTGCGTCAACTGTCTTATTGGTTTCGCAAATAATAAATGCACACCTCGAATTAGTTTAAAGGCTATCGCTCTCCTACGCATATGTGAAGACCGTTTGGCAGAG GGTTGCATTCCTGGTGGTGCTGTTAAACCTGTTGATGATGTTCCAGAGGCCCATTTTGATGTTACTGAGCATTATTGGTTTCCTATGCTAGCTGGCCTATCAGATTTAACTTTAGACCCCAGACCAGAAGTTAGACACTGTGCACTTGAAGTGTTGTTTGATCTTCTGAATGAGAGAGGTCATAAATTCTCCTCACCTTTTTGGGAGAGCATTTTTCATCGTGTATTATTTCCCATATTTGATCATGTAAGGCATGCTGGAAGGGATGGCCTTTCTTCTGGGGATGACTGGCTTCGTGATACCAGCATTCATTCTCTGCAGTTAATCTGCAACCTTTTCAATACTTTCTACAAG GAGGTGTCATTTATGCTTCCACCTCTTTTGGGCTTGCTGCTTGAGTGTGCCAAGAAAACAGACCAGACTGTTGTTTCAATTGCTCTTGGAGCTTTAGTTCATCTCATAGAGGTTGGTGGTCACCAATTCAGTGACAGCGACTGGGAAACACTTCTAAAGAGCATTAG AGATGCATCATACACAACCCAACCTCTCGAACTCCTCAATTCAGTAGGATTTCAGAAACCAAACAATCAGCAATCACTTTCAAGAGAAGCAGAGACCAACGGTCTTGGTAGTAGTTACCATGATAGCAGGGAAGGAGGAGCTTCAATAAGTCATATTGATGAACAGGATGGTCATCAGGAAACAAATGCACAGACTAGCCTAGACAATTCAGAAG GTTTGCCATCTCCATCAGGGAGAGCACAACCTGCAGTTTCCCCACGGGGTCAGACCTTTGGACAAAGAATTATGGGGAATATGATGGACAATCTTTTGGTCAGGAGTCTTACTTCCAAATCAAAAGGTCGTACAGACGATATTGTGCCACCCTCACCTGTGAAG GCACCTGATGCTGACGGGGCTGACAAAACTGACGATGAAGAGAATCCTATGATGGAGACTGTTAGGAGTAAATGTATCACTCAATTACTGCTACTTGGGGCCATTGACAGCATACAG AAGAGGTACTGGAGCAGGCTAAAAACCACACAGCAGACTGCAATAATGGATATTTTGCTATCACTCCTAGAATTTGCTTCTTCCTATAACTCAACTTCAAATCTTCGAACCAGGATGCACCATATACCCCCAGAAAG GCCTCCACTGAATCTTCTTCGCCAGGAACTAGCTGGAACTGCTATCTATTTGGAGATTCTTCAGAAATCAACTGTGGAACATGATGGGAATGACCCAAGTGAGGATACAAATGGGCACGTCATAGAATCTGATGAACATGAAAAGCTCAAGAGCCTCGCAGAAGGGAAGCTTGTTTCGTTTTGTGGGCAGATCTTGAAAGATGCTTCTGATCTCCAGCCAAGCACTGGGGAAGCTGCAAGTGCAGACATACACCGTGTACTGGACCTAAGAGCACCAGTTATTGTCAAG GTTTTGAATGGAATGTGTATCATGGACGCTCAGATATTCAAGAAGCACATCAGAGAGTTCTATCCATTAATTACAAAACTTATCTGCTGTGATCAG ATGGATGTTCGTGGTGCCCTTGGTGACCTTTTCAGCAAACAACTTACCCCACTCATGCCCTGA
- the LOC4343619 gene encoding uncharacterized protein, protein MRLRLHLLILCLIILFLVYNMASYQHKQTKLEAKSRPFDTITVSDKVSSKVSKRSANRVGFLPHGIVEPYSDMELKPLWLTRSAQSKDSSQKDRCLLAIPAGIDQKRSVDAIMKKFLPENFTVMLFHYDGNVDGWNDLPWSKSVIHIAASNQTKWWFAKRFLHPSVVSMYEYIFLWDEDLEVDNFHPRRYLNIVKSEGLEISQPGLDPKLSEIHHRITVRKKGWSFHRKVNRGNKDCAKEGPPCSGWVEGMAPVFSRSAWRCAWHLIQNDLIHGWGIDYKFGYCAQGDRTKNIGVVDSEYIVHRGVQTLGGPSVKRSHGKNNDPLHQKTAEAQQQMRVKAGLDMRTKVRRYSRSELRDFQKRWERATREDRAWVDPFARPRRKRKRTDRQ, encoded by the exons ATGAGACTGCGGTTGCATCTGCTGATTCTTTGCTTGATCATTTTATTTCTGGTTTATAACATGGCGAGTTACCAACATAAACAGACAAAG TTGGAAGCAAAATCCcgtccatttgatacaattacG GTGTCTGACAAAGTGTCTTCTAAGGTGTCTAAAAGATCTGCCAATAGGGTTGGTTTTTTACCCCATGGTATAGTGGAACCTTACTCTGACATGGAGTTGAAGCCATTATGGCTCACAAGAAGTGCGCAATCAAAG GATTCTAGCCAGAAGGATCGGTGCTTGCTTGCCATCCCTGCTGGTATAGATCAGAAAAGAAGTGTGGATGCTATTATGAAGAAG TTTCTTCCAGAGAATTTTACAGTTATGTTGTTCCACTACGATGGTAATGTTGATGGGTGGAACGATCTACCTTGGAGCAAAAGTGTGATACATATAGCTGCTTCTAACCAGACAAAATG GTGGTTTGCAAAAAGATTCCTCCATCCTTCTGTTGTCTCCATGTACGAGTATATATTTCTTTGGGATGAAGATCTGGAAGTAGATAACTTTCACCCAAGGAG GTACTtgaatatagttaaatcagaagGGCTAGAGATATCTCAACCAGGTCTTGATCCTAAATTGTCTGAAATTCATCATCGGATAACTGTTCGTAAAAAGGGGTGGAGTTTCCACAG AAAAGTTAATCGGGGAAACAAAGATTGTGCAAAAGAGGGACCGCCTTGTTCTGG ATGGGTTGAGGGCATGGCACCAGTTTTCTCGAGATCTGCTTGGCGATGTGCTTGGCATCTTATCCAG AATGATCTTATCCACGGATGGGGCATTGATTACAAATTTGGGTACTGTGCTCAG GGTGACAGAACAAAGAACATTGGAGTAGTTGATAGTGAATACATAGTTCATCGAGGGGTACAGACATTGGGAGGTCCTTCAGTAAAG CGATCCCATGGCAAAAACAATGATCCACTTCACCAGAAAACTGCAGAAGCGCAACAACAGATGAGA GTGAAGGCAGGCCTTGATATGCGGACAAAG GTCAGGAGATATTCACGATCGGAGCTTCGGGATTTCCAGAAGCGTTGGGAGCGGGCCACCAGGGAAGACAGAGCATGGGTCGATCCGTTTGCTCGCCCACgaagaaaaaggaagagaacTGATAGACAATAG
- the LOC4343620 gene encoding small ribosomal subunit protein uS17: MAEQTEKAFLKQPKVFLSSKKSGKGKKPGKGGNRFWKSIGLGFKTPREAIEGTYIDKKCPFTGTVSIRGRIIAGTCHSAKMNRTIIVRRNYLHFVKKYQRYEKRHSNIPAHVSPCFRVKEGDHVIIGQCRPLSKTVRFNVLKVIPAGSTGGSGGKKAFTAA; this comes from the exons ATGGCTGAGCAG ACTGAGAAGGCATTCCTGAAGCAGCCAAAGGTTTTCCTCAG CTCAAAGAAGTCTGGCAAGGGTAAGAAGCCAGGTAAGGGTGGCAACCGTTTCTGGAAGAGCATTGGCCTTGGCTTCAAGACTCCCAGGGAAGCAATTGAAG GGACATACATTGATAAGAAGTGCCCATTCACTGGAACTGTTTCTATCAGAGGCAGAATCATTGCCGGAACATGCCATAGTGCTAAGATGAACAGGACTATCATTGTTCGCAGGAACTACCTCCACTTTGTGAAGAAATATCAGAG GTATGAGAAGAGGCATTCCAACATTCCGGCTCACGTCTCCCCATGCTTCCGTGTCAAGGAAGGTGACCATGTCATCATTGGCCAGTGCAG GCCGCTGTCGAAAACTGTGAGGTTCAACGTCCTGAAGGTCATCCCAGCTGGAtccaccggcggcagcggcggcaagaAGGCCTTCACCGCAGCATGA
- the LOC9271697 gene encoding small ribosomal subunit protein uS17, with the protein MAEQTEKAFLKQPKVFLSSKKSGKGKKPGKGGNRFWKSIGLGFKTPREAIEGTYIDKKCPFTGTVSIRGRIIAGTCHSAKMNRTIIVRRNYLHFVKKYQRYEKRHSNIPAHVSPCFRVKEGDHVIIGQCRPLSKTVRFNVLKVIPAGSTGGSGGKKAFTAA; encoded by the exons ATGGCTGAGCAG ACTGAGAAGGCTTTCCTGAAGCAGCCAAAGGTTTTCCTCAG CTCAAAGAAGTCTGGCAAGGGTAAGAAGCCAGGCAAGGGTGGCAACCGCTTCTGGAAGAGCATTGGCCTTGGCTTCAAGACCCCCAGGGAAGCAATTGAAG GGACATACATTGACAAGAAGTGCCCATTCACTGGAACTGTTTCTATCAGAGGCAGAATCATTGCTGGAACATGCCACAGTGCCAAGATGAACAGAACTATCATTGTTCGCAGGAACTACCTCCATTTTGTCAAGAAATATCAGAG GTATGAGAAGAGGCATTCCAACATTCCGGCTCACGTCTCCCCATGCTTCCGTGTCAAGGAAGGTGACCATGTCATCATTGGCCAGTGCAG GCCGCTGTCGAAAACTGTGAGGTTCAACGTCCTGAAGGTCATCCCAGCTGGAtccaccggcggcagcggcggcaagaAGGCCTTCACCGCAGCATGA
- the LOC4343622 gene encoding uncharacterized protein isoform X1, producing MGPRPVYATSASSRPFVADGAMWTVRSRRSVDPGRPCGAIGGDRGDLSPLGFRLGCSFALFRLRRRSPPVAASPRRPRRRRRGAESGDPSRNSGDPFHFVLVRSVLYSLCCGDNGESAALAFHSALLRRGLAAIAFSDRRRWRGRRGGAASQGYEDGVGGAAGARPLRPRASRERPPRALKEKRDISRSGPTSLAFFWNSCCTSSGNCVNLLCTFTPNIVTRCIEPSLQCTCTSSAHIPLYLYPFLNTTSKTRPFEYLRLTSLGVIGALVKVDDTEVISFLLQTEIIPLCLRTMEMGSELSKTVATFIVQKILLDDVGLRYICATAERFFAVGSVLANMVVSLAEQPSTRLLKHIIRCYLRLSDNSRACAALQTCLPDMLKDGTFNNCLRDDPTTRRWLQQLLLNVTGAGMGAAPQPGLDHMMGI from the exons ATGGGTCCTCGGCCCGTGTACGCAACCTCCGCTTCATCACGCCCGTTCGTCGCGGACGGTGCAATGTGGACCGTCCGATCTCGGCGATCGGTTGATCCTGGCCGTCCGTGTGGCGCCATAGGGGGCGACAGAGGGgatctctctcccctcggctTTCGCCTCGGCTGCAGTTTCGCATTATTCCGACTTCGCCGTCGTTCTCCTCCCGTCGCGGCGAgcccacggcggccgcggcgccgccggagaggaGCGGAGAGTGGTGATCCGTCGCGGAATTCGGGTGATCCCTTCCATTTCGTCCTAGTTCGCTCCGTGCTGTATAGCCT TTGCTGTGGGGATAATGGCGAATCTGCAGCCCTCGCTTTCCATTCCGCCCTCCTTCGCCGgggcctcgccgccatcgccttctccgatcggcggcggtggcgtgggcgGCGGGGTGGGGCAGCCAGCCAAGGATATGAAGATGGCGTCGGCGGAGCAGCTGGTGCTCGACCTCTGCGACCCCGAGCTTCGCGAGAACGCCCTCCTCGAGCTCTCAAAG AAAAGAGAGATATTTCAAGATCTGGCCCCACTTCTTTGGCATTCTTTTGGAACAGTTGCTGCACTTCTTCAG GAAATTGTGTCAATCTACTCTGCACTTTCACCCCCAACATTGTCACCAGGTGCATCGAACCGAGTCTGCAATGCACTTGCACTTCTTCAG CTCATATTCCCCTGTACCTGTACCCATTCTTGAATACTACCAGCAAGACAAGACCTTTTGAATACCTGCGACTCACCAGCCTGGGTGTCATCGGTGCACTTGTTAAG GTTGATGATACTGAAGTTATCAGTTTTCTGCTGCAAACTGAAATAATTCCTCTGTGTTTGCGTACCATGGAAATGGGAAGTGAGCTGTCAAAAACT GTGGCCACCTTCATTGTTCAGAAGATTCTCCTCGATGATGTTGGATTGCGCTACATTTGTGCCACTGCTGAGCGTTTCTTTGCTGTAGGCAGTGTTTTAGCAAACATGGTAGTTTCACTTGCTGAGCAGCCTTCCACAAGGTTGCTGAAGCACATTATCCGATGTTACCTTAGGCTGTCAGACAATTCCAG GGCATGTGCTGCACTACAAACTTGCCTCCCTGACATGCTGAAGGATGGCACGTTCAATAACTGTCTTAGG GATGATCCTACAACAAGGCGCTGGCTCCAGCAATTGCTTCTTAATGTGACAGGCGCAGGCATGGGAGCTGCTCCTCAGCCAGGCCTGGATCACATGATGGGGATATAA
- the LOC4343622 gene encoding uncharacterized protein isoform X2 — MANLQPSLSIPPSFAGASPPSPSPIGGGGVGGGVGQPAKDMKMASAEQLVLDLCDPELRENALLELSKKREIFQDLAPLLWHSFGTVAALLQEIVSIYSALSPPTLSPGASNRVCNALALLQCVASHPETRILFLTAHIPLYLYPFLNTTSKTRPFEYLRLTSLGVIGALVKVDDTEVISFLLQTEIIPLCLRTMEMGSELSKTVATFIVQKILLDDVGLRYICATAERFFAVGSVLANMVVSLAEQPSTRLLKHIIRCYLRLSDNSRACAALQTCLPDMLKDGTFNNCLRDDPTTRRWLQQLLLNVTGAGMGAAPQPGLDHMMGI, encoded by the exons ATGGCGAATCTGCAGCCCTCGCTTTCCATTCCGCCCTCCTTCGCCGgggcctcgccgccatcgccttctccgatcggcggcggtggcgtgggcgGCGGGGTGGGGCAGCCAGCCAAGGATATGAAGATGGCGTCGGCGGAGCAGCTGGTGCTCGACCTCTGCGACCCCGAGCTTCGCGAGAACGCCCTCCTCGAGCTCTCAAAG AAAAGAGAGATATTTCAAGATCTGGCCCCACTTCTTTGGCATTCTTTTGGAACAGTTGCTGCACTTCTTCAG GAAATTGTGTCAATCTACTCTGCACTTTCACCCCCAACATTGTCACCAGGTGCATCGAACCGAGTCTGCAATGCACTTGCACTTCTTCAG TGTGTTGCATCTCACCCTGAGACCAGGATCCTTTTCTTAACTG CTCATATTCCCCTGTACCTGTACCCATTCTTGAATACTACCAGCAAGACAAGACCTTTTGAATACCTGCGACTCACCAGCCTGGGTGTCATCGGTGCACTTGTTAAG GTTGATGATACTGAAGTTATCAGTTTTCTGCTGCAAACTGAAATAATTCCTCTGTGTTTGCGTACCATGGAAATGGGAAGTGAGCTGTCAAAAACT GTGGCCACCTTCATTGTTCAGAAGATTCTCCTCGATGATGTTGGATTGCGCTACATTTGTGCCACTGCTGAGCGTTTCTTTGCTGTAGGCAGTGTTTTAGCAAACATGGTAGTTTCACTTGCTGAGCAGCCTTCCACAAGGTTGCTGAAGCACATTATCCGATGTTACCTTAGGCTGTCAGACAATTCCAG GGCATGTGCTGCACTACAAACTTGCCTCCCTGACATGCTGAAGGATGGCACGTTCAATAACTGTCTTAGG GATGATCCTACAACAAGGCGCTGGCTCCAGCAATTGCTTCTTAATGTGACAGGCGCAGGCATGGGAGCTGCTCCTCAGCCAGGCCTGGATCACATGATGGGGATATAA